Within Topomyia yanbarensis strain Yona2022 chromosome 2, ASM3024719v1, whole genome shotgun sequence, the genomic segment ATCCAGGTTTCAACGGATCCTCATCGGTCATGGCAGTATATTTTACCCACTTGAAGAACATCAAGAAACACATGTAGACGAACAGGAGTAATAAGAACAACAGTTGTGGTAGGAACTCCAATAGTATGTTTATCGGTTTTCGAAAATGCACGTGGTTTACCACATTAAGGCAAACGCCGAAGAGCATATGCACGACTCCGAAAATTATTGATAGTTTCATTTTGAATGAATTTTGGAAAATGATTTTGTTCAGTGCCAGCATCCATGCTGGATCTAAACCATACCAATAGGCGGTTTCGGAGTAGTCTTCTCCAGGGTTCAATTCCAAAACTTGATTTGTCATTACAGTTGAGGTATTGTAATTGATTTGCCACGCAGATCCGAATACGTTCATTGCTTTCGAAAACACATCGTTGTACACAAAACCAGTATAAATAGAAAAAGCGCCCATCAGCACTATGATGTAACGACCTTCGAAGAAcagttgccaaatttcgtcTTTGTTCTTTTTCAATCTATCTTCCCAGATCACCATCCACAGACCAAAAAGGAACATAATGAATCCGTGACCCAAATCGCCGAACATAATAGCAAATAAAAATGGGAACGTAATAATGGTGTATAAAGCTGGGTTACACTCGCGATACGAGGCAACCCCGTAGGAATCAATCAAATTTTGAAATCCCTGTGTGAACTTATTGGTCCGATTGAAAGTTGGTGCCGTTTCATTGGTTTGAATGACGTTAATCAATGCAGACACTGTACTACCCGCCGTGTAACTACTATAGTCCAGAGCATTCTTTACATCTTGCAAATTATTGGTCGGAACCCATGCTTCAGCGAGTAGAACATTACTGGAAACATCTCTGCTGAACATGTTCAATGTGTGATagattgctttgatttttttcacagtaatttGCCATTCATGTACCATTTGGGAAACGGTTAACAGCACTCGATGACGCTTATCCTTGGTTTGGTTAATTACTGTTTTAAGATCCTCGATTCGAGTACACACCTCCTGAAGCATTTCCGTCCGCTCGGTATACTCTTCCGGAAATGGATATAACACAGCGTGAAAGCTAAATTAGTAAGAGAAATGCATttgatgattcaaaattatgccGTATTTAACGTACCCACTGCAGACCTTTTGAACACGAGTTTTAAGCTGATCACCTTTGAAGAATGCAACAAAGACGATTTTGTAAACATTGTCGCCCTGAAACACACTAATTTATCCATCTACTCCACAATTTGAGTATTACATGAGACTAGCGCATGGTACTGATCAGCCTTTTTTGTACTTCATTTCTTGCATTTAGGTACAATTATCTATGTACAACTTTCATAGTATACACACAGTACTCACCGTGCGCGCATCCACGAATGGTTCCTCGATCGGAGCATGCCGCAGAAATACATTGCCACGCGTCACTCGCCAAAGCATCCGCTCAAAGCCAACTATTCGCGCTCTGGGAATGACTCCAGTAACAAATTCTATTTGTTTGTTTTCACTGCTCGAGTCATCTCTTAACTCTATTATATCATTAGCACAAATATCCATAAACAAACCCTACATTAAAAGTGGccggttaaataaaacatatatatatatatatatatatatatatatatatatatatatatatatatatatatatatatatatatatatatatatatatatatatatatatatatatatatatatatatatatatatatatatatatatatatatatatatatatatatatatatatatatatgataaGAATGAATCTTTCGGGTCCTACCTGATTTGTTTCCAGAACACTTCTCAGCTCAACGAGCTCCATATAGTTCTCCAATAAGACATTCCAATTTTCAGACAGTGCCGTGATCTCTTGCTCAGTCCTTTCTAATGCCCCTTCAAATTCAGCGAATTCGCGTGGACTGAGAGTTCCCGAAATATTATCGTACAAATCAACCGTTGGTATTTCATCTTTGGCAAGCTCTCGACAGATGAAACCGATTTTACATTCCATCTCTTCGCATCTTCGAATTTCACCGGTGTAATGCCGTTGGATCACACTGACGTCTTCGTTCAGCTAAAACAATACCATTCATTCAGCAGTTGTAAATTTAGCTTCTGCGAAATTGTCCTACATCACGAAAGTGAGCTAGACCGAGTTCACCAAGTGCAACCATCGAATGGTATGCAGCCTCCGGTTGCACAATCAACTGCACAAGGCTCATTTCTTCACTCCTGAACATTGCTCCTATGATGAGCACTATGTTATTCACTACGAATAGTATCCAACACTTCCACGAGCTCCCGAGACAAACTGCCCGCCTATTCCGAAACAATAACAACTTTTATGTCCGGAGTGTAGGCTTTATCATTTTTGATCTTCGGCTTCCATCTGTGCCATTGATAATGATGAAGTACACTTATCACGAAACGTTTGGGGTAAACTACAGCCATGCCATAAGCCCATGTGTGGCCATTCTTATGGAAAGTGATAGGTACGTTTTGTGAAGCTATCACGGGATTCTTAGCGTCAATCGATAGCTGCGGCGCGAGGTTTACCTACACAGGATGTGTATAATTGTCTCCAGAATTCCACTATCAGGTAGTCTCGTGATTTTACGCTGCAGCGATTGATTCGATAGTattcagggccgccgagagggaaGTGCGACGGAGTGTTTATAATCAGACCCGGAGTTCCAGAGAGAAAGTGGAATTTGAACAGAAAGTATCATTCTGACAAATATTATTCCGGCGAAagtgtttttcgaaaattgaattaaaatcgTGTGTATGACATAAAGAGAAAATCTTTTTTATTCTGTTCGCTTATTTGATGTGCCTTATGTGCGTTAGCTTGACGGTGCCAATTTCTTTgtgattagttttaattttcttAACACTAGgagtttgaaatttgaaataatttgtaatttaagaaatgtataggatttggtcaaacttttatttatttttcgtcaagcattatttatacattatttctacctttaaccctttcatgcccaacttttttctagtgcatgtaggatttcaaaactatttttccttgaatccggtggagtcaagaaacacgaaaagccatttTACATAAAGATAGGTTCTtctctcgcagtgctagaagctgcccAATTTTTACCTTTCGATGCTAAATACAATTGTCGTAGAATAGGGTTTGTATGCCTATAATGGACCCTTTGCGTATTATGGACCCCCTTACGCTTTTTTGTCAATTATTCCTCATTAATAACTGTTTTTAACGTATACTGTTGGTTACAGGACAGCTTTAAGACTTAGACAGAAATTAGAATGTGTTTTTTCGCCataattcattttaaaattgatatTTGCACCCAATTTCAATCCAGTGCAGCATGACACAGGGTTTGTAAGTAATTGTTTTACTACTATAAAAAgaatcccagtcaaaaagggcaagttgctggctaacggggggct encodes:
- the LOC131686052 gene encoding LOW QUALITY PROTEIN: V-type proton ATPase 116 kDa subunit a 1-like (The sequence of the model RefSeq protein was modified relative to this genomic sequence to represent the inferred CDS: substituted 1 base at 1 genomic stop codon), which gives rise to MTFISSDVIFMTLMNKLVDFKKVIRNSNQCYILRRAVCLGSSWKCWILFVVNNIVLIIGAMFRSEEMSLVQLIVQPEAAYHSMVALGELGLAHFRDLNEDVSVIQRHYTGEIRRCEEMECKIGFICRELAKDEIPTVDLYDNISGTLSPREFAEFEGALERTEQEITALSENWNVLLENYMELVELRSVLETNQGLFMDICANDIIELRDDSSSENKQIEFVTGVIPRARIVGFERMLWRVTRGNVFLRHAPIEEPFVDARTGDNVYKIVFVAFFKGDQLKTRVQKVCSGFHAVLYPFPEEYTERTEMLQEVCTRIEDLKTVINQTKDKRHRVLLTVSQMVHEWQITVKKIKAIYHTLNMFSRDVSSNVLLAEAWVPTNNLQDVKNALDYSSYTAGSTVSALINVIQTNETAPTFNRTNKFTQGFQNLIDSYGVASYRECNPALYTIITFPFLFAIMFGDLGHGFIMFLFGLWMVIWEDRLKKNKDEIWQLFFEGRYIIVLMGAFSIYTGFVYNDVFSKAMNVFGSAWQINYNTSTVMTNQVLELNPGEDYSETAYWYGLDPAWMLALNKIIFQNSFKMKLSIIFGVVHMLFGVCLNVVNHVHFRKPINILLEFLPQLLFLLLLFVYMCFLMFFKWVKYTAMTDEDPLKPGCAPSVLIMFINMLLFKEQTPLDGCEEFMFDGQKTLQNILVVFSLLCIPWLLLAKPLYIMVMRRTSTNHDELEVEPMSEIFINQAIHTIEYVLGIVSHTASYLRLXALSLAHSQLSEVLYNRVFRIGLTFGGYTGAVMIYTLFGVWAGQTFGILVVIEGLSAFLHTLRLHWVEFMFKFYEGLGYPFQPFSFETVLKSSMK